A part of Aurantimicrobium sp. MWH-Uga1 genomic DNA contains:
- a CDS encoding beta-ketoacyl-ACP synthase III, giving the protein MTHVNLKQSEGAKYSRIYAMGAARGDLTVTNDDIAGPIDSSDEWIRQRTGVITRKRASAGITAADLATQAANEAISKAGIKPEEIDVVLISTISNSVQTPSMAALVADRIGANPAAAYDISAACAGYTYGIAQADSFVRSGLAKYVLVIGAEKLSEIIEPTDRTISFLLGDGAGAAVIGPSDFPGISKSVWGSDGSKWDAVGMDHTLIEYRDGHGEVAWPTLRQEGQTVFRWAVWEMAKVAQKALEEAGITSDQLSAFIPHQANMRIIDEFAKQLKLPESVVIARDIETTGNTSAASIPLATHRLLEEHPELSGGLALEIGFGAGLVYGAQVVVLP; this is encoded by the coding sequence ATGACTCACGTGAATCTCAAACAGTCCGAAGGCGCCAAATACTCACGCATTTATGCCATGGGAGCAGCGCGTGGCGACCTCACAGTAACGAATGACGACATTGCTGGCCCCATCGACTCCAGTGATGAATGGATTCGCCAGCGCACAGGTGTGATCACCCGCAAACGTGCCTCTGCAGGAATCACTGCAGCAGACTTAGCTACCCAAGCTGCAAATGAGGCTATTTCCAAGGCAGGAATTAAGCCAGAAGAAATTGATGTGGTACTCATCTCCACCATCAGCAACTCAGTTCAAACCCCCTCCATGGCTGCACTCGTGGCTGACCGGATTGGGGCAAACCCGGCTGCAGCCTACGACATTTCAGCAGCATGCGCGGGATACACCTACGGTATTGCCCAGGCAGACTCTTTTGTCCGCTCAGGTTTAGCAAAGTATGTGCTCGTCATCGGTGCTGAGAAGCTCAGCGAAATCATTGAGCCCACAGACCGCACCATCAGCTTCTTGCTCGGTGACGGAGCAGGTGCTGCTGTGATTGGACCTAGCGACTTCCCCGGTATTTCGAAGAGCGTCTGGGGGTCCGACGGCTCCAAGTGGGATGCAGTGGGCATGGACCACACCCTGATTGAATACCGCGACGGACACGGTGAAGTCGCATGGCCAACACTGCGCCAAGAAGGACAAACGGTGTTCCGCTGGGCAGTGTGGGAAATGGCGAAGGTCGCACAAAAAGCTCTCGAGGAAGCTGGAATCACGAGCGATCAGCTTTCGGCGTTTATCCCCCACCAGGCAAACATGCGCATCATCGACGAATTCGCTAAGCAGCTGAAATTACCGGAATCAGTTGTGATTGCTCGGGACATTGAAACAACAGGAAACACTTCTGCAGCATCAATCCCGCTTGCAACGCATCGCCTGCTTGAAGAACACCCTGAACTCAGCGGTGGCCTTGCCCTTGAAATCGGCTTCGGTGCCGGTCTCGTATATGGCGCACAGGTCGTCGTTCTGCCGTAA
- a CDS encoding CdaR family transcriptional regulator: protein MAAQRSKAETLAWLRTISGELSTLTVKRLEDTLPWYRDMPPGRRSAVGLVAQNGITSFITWFDDPSTTPWIASDVFGGAPRELLRSVTLQQTLQLIRCTVEVVEERIKGHGEELREAILLYSREIAFAAADVYARAAEARGLWDARLEALVVDSILSGEYDDELPSRIAALGWQGRGEVCVVVGRSPRILDVDRLRRTARHLHADILIGVQGNRLVVVIGRAEPLEDDKEHSTMSFMEITKHLEEDFGEGHLVVGPEVPSLVDAVTSARAALAGYSVASSWRGATRPIAADDLLPERALAGDPLARATLIERIYLPLSDQSAELLTTLQSYLDNGRSLEATARDLFVHPNTVRYRLKRVTEVIGWDATGPREAMILQCALILGSIKGPVPKQRKAQRNLP from the coding sequence ATGGCTGCACAACGGAGCAAAGCAGAAACACTTGCTTGGCTCAGGACAATATCTGGAGAGCTTTCCACCTTGACGGTGAAAAGGCTTGAGGACACCCTTCCGTGGTACCGGGACATGCCCCCTGGACGTCGTTCTGCTGTTGGCCTTGTCGCACAAAACGGTATTACTTCCTTCATTACCTGGTTCGATGACCCCTCAACCACGCCGTGGATTGCATCAGATGTGTTTGGTGGAGCTCCACGTGAGTTGTTGCGTTCAGTAACCCTGCAACAAACTCTCCAACTCATTCGTTGCACCGTGGAAGTCGTGGAAGAACGCATCAAAGGACACGGCGAGGAGTTGCGCGAAGCAATCTTGTTGTATTCGCGTGAGATCGCTTTCGCAGCGGCTGATGTTTATGCCCGCGCAGCAGAAGCACGTGGTCTGTGGGATGCTCGCCTGGAGGCTCTCGTGGTCGACAGTATTCTCTCGGGAGAATATGATGACGAATTGCCCAGCAGAATTGCAGCCCTGGGCTGGCAAGGCCGCGGTGAAGTGTGTGTTGTTGTGGGCCGCTCCCCTCGCATTCTGGACGTGGACCGACTGCGTCGAACTGCCCGCCACCTTCATGCAGACATTCTCATTGGAGTGCAGGGAAACCGTCTGGTTGTTGTCATTGGTCGTGCTGAGCCATTAGAGGACGACAAAGAACATTCCACGATGAGCTTTATGGAAATTACAAAACACCTCGAAGAGGATTTTGGTGAAGGCCACTTAGTGGTGGGGCCTGAAGTTCCCTCACTGGTTGATGCAGTCACCTCCGCACGTGCGGCACTTGCCGGATATTCCGTCGCGAGCTCATGGCGCGGAGCAACCAGACCAATCGCTGCAGATGATTTACTTCCAGAACGCGCACTTGCCGGTGATCCTCTGGCCCGCGCAACCCTCATCGAGCGAATTTACCTGCCTCTGAGTGATCAGTCTGCGGAACTACTCACCACGTTGCAGAGCTACTTAGACAATGGCCGCAGCCTCGAAGCAACTGCACGTGACCTATTCGTTCACCCCAACACGGTCCGTTACCGCCTCAAGCGCGTAACTGAAGTGATTGGTTGGGATGCTACTGGTCCTCGAGAGGCAATGATTTTGCAGTGTGCTCTAATTTTGGGTTCCATTAAAGGACCAGTACCTAAGCAGCGTAAAGCACAAAGAAATCTCCCCTGA
- a CDS encoding acyl carrier protein: MALSTEEVLAGLAELVNDETGIATETVQLDKSFTDDLDIDSISMMTIVVNAEEKFDVKIPDEEVKNLKTVGDAVNFIVSAS, encoded by the coding sequence ATGGCACTGTCCACCGAAGAAGTACTTGCAGGTCTGGCTGAGCTCGTTAACGACGAAACCGGCATTGCAACCGAAACGGTACAGCTGGACAAGTCTTTCACCGACGACCTCGACATTGACTCGATCTCGATGATGACCATCGTCGTGAACGCAGAAGAGAAGTTCGACGTAAAGATCCCCGACGAGGAAGTAAAGAACCTCAAGACCGTCGGTGACGCAGTTAACTTCATCGTTTCTGCATCTTAA
- a CDS encoding PadR family transcriptional regulator: MAVREALLGILTLGPAYGLQLHAELGARAPHRAKTNVGQVYGTLDRLTSAGLVMHHGLTEDGLPLYALTDSGRDEANNWLCGATVTSLPEWADLQDMVLISSSVHKVHATALIQNLKSYLRNDEEETDITPARRLHAKATVRYHEAVTNWLADVSASDVQEQPHYSLGRPKRGRPAKVSAGARQLY, encoded by the coding sequence ATGGCTGTTCGCGAAGCACTACTCGGGATCCTTACTCTGGGACCGGCATATGGTCTTCAGTTGCATGCTGAGCTTGGCGCACGCGCTCCACACCGCGCCAAGACCAATGTGGGACAGGTGTACGGCACTTTAGATCGCCTCACCTCGGCCGGTCTCGTGATGCACCATGGACTCACCGAAGACGGCCTTCCGCTCTACGCCTTGACAGATTCTGGTCGCGATGAGGCAAACAACTGGCTCTGTGGAGCTACTGTGACATCACTGCCAGAATGGGCAGATCTTCAAGACATGGTGCTCATTAGCTCCAGCGTGCATAAAGTTCACGCAACCGCCTTAATTCAGAACCTAAAGAGCTACCTCAGAAACGATGAAGAGGAGACAGACATTACTCCTGCACGTCGGCTCCATGCCAAGGCCACAGTTCGTTACCACGAAGCCGTAACGAACTGGCTTGCAGACGTAAGCGCCTCAGACGTGCAAGAACAACCCCACTACAGCCTCGGTCGTCCAAAGCGTGGACGCCCTGCAAAAGTTAGTGCAGGAGCTCGCCAGCTTTATTGA
- a CDS encoding ACP S-malonyltransferase, which translates to MIVVVCPGQGSQTPGFLEPWINDPQAKALLETLSDAADVDLVKHGTVSDADTIRDTSIAQPLIVAAGILTLDALSESDHLAKTSGIAGHSVGEFTAAAGAGVLDATDAVRLVGIRGRAMADAAALIPTGMSAVIGGEESEILAKLDQLGLFPANYNGGGQLVVAGELSALATLAEEPPAGTRVIPLQVAGAFHTSYMLDAVETLREAATEVNTNDPIKKLWTNKDGSVVTKGDTFRDLLVGQVSSPVRWDKCMDSFAAAGVSGIIEIAPAGALVGLAKRALKGVPTVAIKTPEDLVAARELIDSVA; encoded by the coding sequence GTGATAGTTGTTGTCTGCCCTGGTCAGGGCTCTCAGACTCCCGGATTCCTTGAACCCTGGATTAATGATCCTCAAGCCAAAGCTCTTCTTGAAACCCTCTCTGATGCAGCAGATGTCGATTTGGTCAAACATGGAACCGTCAGTGACGCCGACACCATTCGTGACACGTCCATCGCACAGCCACTGATTGTTGCCGCTGGAATCCTGACCCTAGATGCACTTTCCGAAAGTGACCACCTCGCAAAGACCTCGGGTATTGCAGGTCACTCTGTGGGCGAATTCACTGCAGCTGCTGGTGCAGGAGTCCTGGACGCAACAGATGCTGTTCGTTTGGTTGGAATTCGCGGACGCGCCATGGCTGATGCTGCCGCGCTCATCCCTACCGGTATGAGCGCAGTTATTGGCGGTGAGGAATCTGAGATTCTGGCAAAGCTTGACCAACTAGGACTTTTCCCCGCTAATTACAACGGCGGCGGACAGCTAGTGGTTGCTGGCGAACTCTCCGCACTAGCGACACTCGCAGAGGAGCCACCTGCAGGTACACGAGTGATTCCTTTACAGGTCGCCGGTGCTTTCCACACCAGCTACATGCTCGATGCCGTGGAGACCCTGCGCGAAGCTGCTACAGAAGTGAACACTAATGACCCCATCAAAAAGCTGTGGACCAACAAGGATGGTTCTGTCGTGACCAAAGGTGATACTTTTCGCGACCTTCTAGTCGGGCAAGTATCTTCCCCCGTCCGTTGGGACAAGTGCATGGATAGTTTCGCCGCAGCTGGCGTAAGCGGAATTATCGAAATTGCACCTGCAGGGGCATTGGTTGGTCTAGCCAAGCGTGCACTCAAAGGCGTTCCCACCGTGGCCATTAAGACTCCCGAAGATCTTGTGGCAGCCCGCGAACTGATTGACTCTGTCGCCTAA
- a CDS encoding peroxiredoxin encodes MALTVGAPAPDFTLKNQFGEEISLSQFRGVKPVVVVFYPLAFTGICTGELCELRDNISVFNNNNVELLAISVDSSPTLRVFAEKENYDFSLLSDMWPHGAVASKYGVFLEDKGFANRGTFVIDKDGNLAGQFVTEPGAPRDLAAYKELVENL; translated from the coding sequence ATGGCCCTCACCGTAGGAGCACCCGCACCAGATTTCACACTGAAGAATCAATTTGGCGAGGAAATTTCCCTCTCACAGTTCCGTGGGGTGAAACCCGTCGTAGTGGTTTTCTATCCTCTTGCTTTCACTGGCATTTGCACGGGCGAACTGTGTGAACTGCGTGACAACATTTCAGTTTTTAACAACAACAATGTTGAACTGCTTGCCATCTCTGTTGATTCCAGCCCCACGCTGCGAGTTTTTGCAGAAAAAGAAAACTACGACTTCTCTCTTCTTTCTGATATGTGGCCACACGGCGCAGTTGCATCAAAGTACGGCGTCTTCCTCGAAGACAAAGGTTTTGCAAACCGGGGAACTTTCGTAATTGATAAAGACGGAAACCTCGCAGGCCAGTTCGTTACTGAGCCCGGAGCTCCTCGTGATTTGGCAGCGTACAAAGAGCTGGTGGAAAACCTGTAA
- the aceE gene encoding pyruvate dehydrogenase (acetyl-transferring), homodimeric type, whose amino-acid sequence MTVNDQDPYSVTNYDADPQETAEWKESLDAVVEAQGHERGREIMLSLLRRSKELHLGVPMVPTTDYLNTIAPENEPAFPGDEETERRYRAWIRWNAAMIVHRAQRPGIGVGGHISSYASSSSLYEVGFNHFFRGQDHPGGGDQIFVQGHASPGVYARAFLEGRLNENQLDGFRQEKSHAGGGLSSYPHPRLMPDFWQFPTVSMGLGPINAIYQAQLNRYLTNRGIKDASDQQVWAFLGDGEMDEVESRGQLQVAANEGLDNLNFVINCNLQRLDGPVRGNGKIIQELESFFRGAGWNVIKVIWGREWDSLLANDHDGALRTLMNVTPDGDFQTYKTEDGAFVRENFFARDPRALKLVEHMSDDDVWKLKRGGHDYNKVYAAFKAASEHKGQPTVILAHTIKGYGLGKHFEGRNATHQMKKMKLDDLKLMRDFLKIPISDAVLEENPYMPPYYKPEEHDPSLQYMHERRRELGGYLPERRTKYTQIPLPEPKTYEIAAKGSGVQEVATTMGFVRLLKDMIKDKEFGPRIVPIIPDEARTFGMDAFFPNAKIYNPNGQHYMSVDRDLLLAYKEDPAGTIIHVGINEAGALAAFTAVGSSYSTQGEILIPIYVFYSMFGFQRTGDALWLAGDQMVRGFVIGATAGRTTLTGEGLQHADGHSPILAATNPAVVTYDPAYTYEIGHIMRDGLQRMYGGTHPDPNVMYYLTVYNEPIVQPVEPEGLDVEGVLRGIYRLQENDMPGTKAQILASGVAVPWALEAQKLLAEDWNISADVWSVTSWSELRRDGVAADHFNMMNPESPAQVPYVTQKLSGAEGPFVAVTDYNHMVPDMIRPYVPGEYATLGADGFGFSDTRAAARRFFTIDGPSIVVRTLEQLAKQGKVDHGLIRQAIEKYRLYDVTAGTTGSAGGES is encoded by the coding sequence GTGACGGTTAACGACCAAGATCCATATTCGGTCACTAACTATGACGCAGATCCCCAAGAAACTGCCGAATGGAAAGAATCTCTTGATGCAGTAGTCGAGGCTCAGGGACACGAACGTGGTCGCGAGATCATGCTCAGCCTCTTGCGTCGCTCCAAGGAGCTTCACCTGGGCGTCCCCATGGTTCCGACAACCGATTACCTCAATACCATTGCCCCTGAGAATGAACCAGCGTTCCCCGGCGATGAAGAAACAGAACGTCGTTACCGCGCCTGGATTCGCTGGAACGCCGCCATGATTGTGCACCGCGCACAGCGTCCAGGTATTGGTGTGGGTGGCCACATCTCGAGCTACGCCTCCTCTTCTTCGCTCTACGAAGTGGGCTTCAACCACTTCTTCCGCGGTCAAGATCACCCCGGTGGTGGAGACCAAATCTTTGTGCAGGGGCACGCATCCCCCGGTGTGTACGCCCGTGCATTCCTTGAGGGACGCCTGAACGAAAACCAACTTGATGGTTTCCGCCAGGAAAAGTCTCACGCCGGCGGAGGACTATCCTCGTACCCACACCCTCGCCTGATGCCTGATTTCTGGCAATTCCCCACCGTGTCGATGGGTCTTGGCCCAATCAACGCGATTTACCAGGCACAACTCAATCGTTACCTCACCAACCGTGGCATCAAGGATGCTTCTGACCAGCAGGTCTGGGCATTCCTGGGTGATGGTGAAATGGACGAGGTCGAATCACGCGGACAGCTTCAGGTAGCTGCCAACGAAGGACTCGACAACCTCAACTTCGTCATCAACTGCAACTTGCAGCGTCTCGATGGTCCCGTGCGTGGTAACGGAAAGATCATTCAGGAACTCGAAAGCTTCTTCCGTGGTGCTGGATGGAACGTCATTAAGGTCATCTGGGGTCGTGAATGGGATTCACTTCTGGCAAACGACCATGATGGTGCCCTGCGCACACTGATGAACGTCACTCCTGATGGTGACTTCCAGACCTACAAGACTGAAGATGGTGCCTTTGTTCGCGAGAACTTCTTTGCTCGAGACCCACGCGCACTCAAGCTGGTAGAACACATGAGCGACGACGACGTCTGGAAGCTCAAGCGCGGTGGCCACGACTACAACAAGGTTTACGCTGCATTCAAGGCTGCTTCCGAGCATAAGGGTCAACCCACCGTCATCCTGGCTCACACCATCAAGGGATACGGCCTAGGTAAGCACTTCGAAGGTCGAAACGCGACCCACCAGATGAAGAAAATGAAGCTTGACGATCTCAAGCTCATGCGTGACTTCCTTAAGATCCCGATCAGCGATGCGGTTCTTGAGGAAAACCCCTACATGCCTCCCTACTACAAGCCTGAGGAACATGACCCCAGCCTGCAGTACATGCATGAACGTCGTCGTGAACTCGGTGGATACCTTCCAGAGCGTCGCACGAAGTACACACAAATACCCCTGCCTGAGCCAAAGACTTACGAAATTGCGGCAAAGGGTTCCGGTGTGCAAGAGGTGGCCACCACGATGGGATTTGTGCGCCTCCTCAAGGACATGATCAAGGACAAGGAATTTGGTCCTCGCATCGTGCCCATCATCCCTGACGAGGCTCGTACCTTCGGTATGGATGCATTCTTCCCCAACGCAAAGATATACAACCCCAACGGTCAGCACTACATGTCCGTGGACCGTGATCTTCTTCTTGCTTACAAGGAAGACCCTGCAGGAACCATCATTCACGTAGGTATTAATGAGGCTGGTGCTCTTGCCGCATTCACTGCAGTGGGTAGCTCGTATTCCACACAGGGTGAAATACTCATTCCGATCTACGTCTTCTACTCGATGTTTGGATTCCAGCGCACAGGAGATGCCTTGTGGCTCGCGGGTGACCAGATGGTCCGAGGCTTTGTAATCGGCGCAACTGCAGGTCGCACCACACTGACCGGTGAGGGCCTCCAGCACGCTGACGGGCACTCTCCGATTCTTGCTGCGACAAACCCCGCAGTGGTGACCTACGATCCTGCCTACACTTACGAAATCGGACACATCATGCGTGATGGTTTGCAGCGTATGTATGGCGGAACACATCCCGACCCCAACGTAATGTACTACCTCACGGTGTACAACGAGCCCATCGTTCAGCCAGTTGAGCCAGAAGGTCTTGACGTTGAAGGTGTTCTGCGCGGCATCTATCGTTTGCAAGAAAACGACATGCCCGGAACCAAGGCTCAAATCTTGGCTTCTGGTGTGGCTGTTCCCTGGGCTCTTGAAGCGCAGAAGCTGCTTGCTGAAGACTGGAACATCTCTGCTGATGTGTGGTCCGTCACCTCGTGGAGTGAGCTTCGCCGAGACGGTGTTGCCGCAGACCACTTCAACATGATGAATCCAGAGTCCCCAGCACAGGTGCCCTACGTTACCCAGAAGCTCTCTGGTGCCGAAGGTCCATTCGTTGCTGTCACTGATTACAACCACATGGTTCCGGACATGATTCGCCCCTATGTTCCAGGTGAGTATGCAACCTTGGGTGCTGATGGGTTCGGATTCAGTGACACCCGTGCTGCTGCGCGTCGTTTCTTCACCATTGATGGCCCTTCCATTGTGGTTCGCACTCTCGAGCAGCTTGCCAAGCAGGGCAAGGTTGATCACGGTCTGATTCGCCAGGCCATTGAGAAGTACCGTCTCTATGACGTCACAGCAGGTACAACCGGATCTGCTGGCGGCGAAAGCTAA
- a CDS encoding DUF3145 domain-containing protein, whose amino-acid sequence MTAVSTGVVYVHSSPRALSPHVEWAISRVLGKGITLSWSPQPILPGSQRAEYAWQGPVGSASKIASELLGWEQLRFEVTEDAAPGIDGGRWCHTPSLGIFHSPVDAAGNMVITENRLRAVLDFAGNDADLLRTGISRSLGEAWDAELDTFRYASDIAPVRWLHQVG is encoded by the coding sequence ATGACTGCAGTGTCGACAGGAGTGGTTTATGTCCACTCCTCGCCTCGCGCGTTGAGCCCACATGTGGAGTGGGCTATTAGTCGTGTCTTGGGTAAAGGAATCACATTGTCGTGGAGTCCTCAACCCATACTCCCTGGTTCACAGCGTGCCGAATACGCGTGGCAAGGTCCTGTGGGATCAGCAAGCAAAATCGCGTCCGAACTCTTGGGGTGGGAACAGCTGCGTTTTGAGGTCACAGAAGATGCCGCTCCAGGAATTGATGGTGGTCGTTGGTGCCACACTCCAAGCTTGGGAATCTTTCATTCACCCGTTGATGCTGCAGGGAACATGGTAATTACCGAAAACAGGCTTCGAGCTGTGTTGGATTTCGCCGGAAACGATGCCGATCTCTTGAGAACTGGTATTTCAAGGTCCCTGGGTGAAGCATGGGATGCAGAATTAGACACCTTCCGATATGCCTCAGATATTGCTCCGGTGCGCTGGCTCCATCAAGTTGGTTAG
- a CDS encoding beta-ketoacyl synthase has translation MSKKIVVTGIGTTSPLAGNAPETWAALLAGKSGARSLEQEWVEKWDIPITFAAQAAIPAEEILERVETKRLDPSSQFALIVGREAWLDAGSPEVDPGRLAVDWSTGIGGVWTLLDAWDTLREKGPRRVLPMTVPMLMPNGPGAAIGMDLHARAGVRTVVSACASSTEAIANAYEHLQAGLADVIIAGGSEAAIHPLPIASFAAMQALSKRNDDPAGASRPYDVNRDGFVLGEGAAALVLETEEHALARGAKIYAEVAGGAVTSDAYHITAPDPEGSAAARAMIQAIEQAGASIEDVVHINAHATSTPVGDIAEYNALRRVFGDHLDNIAVSATKSSTGHLLGGAGAIEAMFTVLALHNRTAPPTINLENQDPEIKLDVVTSPRELPSGDIVAISNSFGFGGHNAVVAFRSYN, from the coding sequence ATGAGTAAGAAGATTGTCGTCACCGGTATCGGTACCACGTCTCCTTTGGCCGGCAATGCCCCAGAGACCTGGGCAGCTCTTCTTGCTGGTAAGTCTGGCGCTCGCTCACTCGAACAAGAGTGGGTTGAGAAGTGGGATATCCCCATCACTTTTGCGGCACAAGCTGCCATCCCTGCAGAGGAAATCCTTGAACGCGTCGAGACCAAGCGCCTTGACCCTTCCTCTCAGTTTGCGCTTATTGTAGGCCGTGAAGCTTGGTTAGATGCCGGAAGCCCCGAAGTTGACCCTGGTCGCCTCGCTGTTGACTGGTCTACCGGTATCGGCGGAGTGTGGACTCTCCTCGACGCATGGGACACCCTGCGCGAAAAGGGACCACGTCGCGTTCTGCCCATGACTGTTCCGATGCTGATGCCTAATGGACCTGGAGCAGCTATCGGTATGGACCTGCACGCTCGTGCAGGTGTGCGCACCGTCGTTTCTGCTTGCGCCTCCAGCACCGAAGCCATCGCCAACGCCTATGAACACCTTCAGGCTGGTCTAGCTGATGTCATCATCGCCGGTGGTTCTGAGGCTGCCATCCACCCACTCCCTATTGCCTCGTTCGCTGCTATGCAGGCACTGTCCAAGCGCAATGATGATCCTGCTGGCGCTTCTCGACCCTACGACGTCAACCGTGACGGTTTCGTGCTCGGAGAAGGTGCAGCTGCATTGGTTCTTGAAACAGAAGAACACGCACTTGCTCGGGGAGCAAAGATTTACGCCGAGGTTGCTGGAGGAGCTGTAACTTCTGACGCGTATCACATCACCGCACCAGACCCCGAGGGTTCCGCGGCTGCTCGCGCCATGATTCAAGCCATCGAACAAGCAGGCGCCAGTATCGAAGATGTTGTTCACATCAACGCCCACGCCACATCAACACCTGTTGGTGACATCGCCGAATACAATGCTCTGCGTCGTGTATTCGGTGACCACCTGGACAATATTGCTGTGTCTGCTACGAAGTCGTCTACAGGTCACCTTCTCGGTGGTGCTGGAGCTATTGAGGCAATGTTTACTGTCTTAGCTCTTCACAACAGAACCGCTCCCCCCACCATCAACTTGGAAAACCAGGATCCTGAAATCAAGCTCGATGTTGTCACGAGTCCTCGTGAACTTCCTTCCGGCGACATCGTTGCTATTAGTAACTCCTTTGGTTTTGGAGGCCACAACGCGGTTGTTGCGTTCCGCAGCTACAACTAA
- a CDS encoding DUF1684 domain-containing protein translates to MPADIAAVNPQTPEDAYAFFRSRRHEMALLPQGSLALVNTQWFYGAPGESESIWGVNGLWSALPEGGQGIQLTASASDNIFVDGVLVDGTVVVTGKDSESASTIVFDETKTGTVIKGEDGKYALRVWDSNSEDLQNFGSIDAFDYNPDWVITGTFTPIEGGRAVEVSHLKDQGAGRDKVIPGDIRFTVDGVEYAPSAFKEGRALMIVFSDATSGPVTYSVGRFLMVAPNPDGTITLDFNRAYLPPCAFSYNFNCPMPPEENRFPFAVEAGEKNVLNKAGELLH, encoded by the coding sequence GTGCCTGCAGATATCGCCGCCGTAAACCCGCAAACTCCTGAAGACGCCTATGCCTTCTTCCGCAGTCGACGCCATGAGATGGCTTTATTGCCACAGGGCTCACTCGCTTTGGTGAATACCCAGTGGTTCTATGGTGCTCCGGGGGAGAGCGAGAGCATTTGGGGTGTCAACGGTCTTTGGTCTGCTCTTCCTGAGGGGGGACAAGGTATTCAGCTGACTGCATCTGCTTCTGACAACATCTTTGTTGACGGGGTTCTCGTTGATGGAACAGTTGTTGTGACAGGTAAAGATTCTGAATCTGCTTCCACCATCGTTTTTGACGAGACAAAAACTGGAACTGTTATCAAGGGCGAAGATGGCAAATATGCGCTGAGAGTCTGGGACAGTAACTCTGAAGACCTCCAGAACTTCGGCTCTATTGATGCTTTTGATTACAACCCTGACTGGGTCATAACCGGAACTTTCACTCCTATTGAGGGTGGTCGTGCCGTAGAGGTGTCACATCTTAAAGATCAAGGTGCTGGACGAGATAAGGTCATCCCCGGAGACATCCGTTTCACTGTCGACGGTGTGGAATATGCGCCCTCTGCCTTCAAAGAAGGTCGGGCGCTCATGATTGTGTTCTCGGACGCCACCTCGGGGCCGGTGACCTACAGTGTGGGCCGCTTCCTTATGGTTGCACCAAACCCTGATGGCACGATCACCTTGGACTTCAACCGCGCCTACCTTCCTCCGTGTGCATTTAGCTACAACTTCAACTGTCCTATGCCACCGGAAGAGAACCGTTTCCCCTTTGCAGTTGAGGCTGGGGAGAAAAATGTGCTCAATAAAGCTGGCGAGCTCCTGCACTAA